One genomic window of Acidovorax radicis includes the following:
- a CDS encoding TRAP transporter small permease, translating into MDHPFLRWMDRLYLATIWAAGTAIFFMSLIIPWGVFSRYVLGTGSQWPEPIAILLMMVFTFVGAAAAYRAGGHIAVNMLTEKLPMLLQRAATWVVDLLMLAICGFVTWYGTSLCIETWGQGISELPWLPVGATYSPLPIGSAITFIFVLEKCFFGPQTHRRVVRYEELTEGV; encoded by the coding sequence ATGGACCACCCTTTTTTGCGCTGGATGGATCGGTTGTATCTGGCCACCATCTGGGCCGCCGGTACGGCGATCTTCTTCATGTCGTTGATCATTCCGTGGGGCGTTTTCAGCCGCTACGTTCTCGGCACAGGTTCCCAATGGCCTGAGCCCATCGCCATTTTGCTCATGATGGTTTTCACTTTTGTCGGTGCCGCTGCGGCTTATCGCGCCGGAGGGCACATTGCAGTCAACATGCTGACTGAAAAGCTGCCTATGCTCCTTCAGCGTGCAGCCACTTGGGTGGTCGATTTGCTCATGCTCGCGATTTGCGGCTTTGTGACCTGGTATGGCACCAGCTTGTGCATCGAGACCTGGGGGCAAGGCATCAGTGAGTTGCCCTGGTTGCCTGTGGGGGCTACCTATTCGCCATTGCCCATCGGTTCAGCGATTACTTTCATTTTCGTTCTGGAAAAATGTTTTTTTGGTCCGCAGACGCACCGCCGAGTGGTGCGCTACGAAGAACTGACGGAAGGCGTCTGA
- a CDS encoding TRAP transporter large permease produces the protein MDTLVLLGTFFALMLIGVPIAYSLGLSALAGALWIDLPLDAVMIQVASGVNKFSLLAIPFFVLAGAIMAEGGMARRLVAFAGVLVGFIRGGLSLVNILASTFFGAISGSSVADTASIGSVLIPEMERKGYPRAFATAVTVSGSVQAILIPPSHNAVLYSLAAGGTVSIAALFMAGVLPGLLMGLTLAALCLFTAHREGYPKGEVIPLKQALKICVEALWGLMTMVIILGGILSGIFTANESASIAVVWAFFVTMFIYRDYKWRDLPKLVHRTVKTVTVVMILIGFAAAFGYLMTMMMIPMKVTAFLTSMSDNKYVILGMINVMLLLLGCLMDMSPLILILTPILLPVVKMLGVDPVHFGMIMMVNLGIGLITPPVGTVLFTGAAVAKLPLGVVTKAMMPFFMALFVVLLMVTYVPAISLWLPRAMGL, from the coding sequence ATGGACACCCTTGTACTTTTGGGCACCTTCTTTGCGCTGATGCTGATCGGCGTGCCTATCGCCTATTCCCTGGGGCTTTCTGCCCTCGCGGGTGCACTCTGGATCGATTTGCCGCTGGATGCAGTCATGATCCAGGTGGCATCGGGCGTCAACAAGTTCTCGTTGTTGGCCATACCGTTCTTTGTGCTCGCCGGGGCCATCATGGCCGAAGGCGGCATGGCGCGGCGATTGGTGGCATTTGCGGGCGTGCTGGTGGGCTTCATCCGTGGAGGGCTGTCGCTGGTCAATATCCTGGCCTCTACGTTTTTCGGCGCCATTTCTGGTTCGTCGGTGGCGGACACCGCATCCATTGGTTCGGTGCTGATTCCCGAAATGGAGCGAAAGGGCTATCCGCGGGCATTCGCCACGGCCGTCACGGTCAGTGGATCGGTGCAGGCCATCCTCATCCCGCCAAGCCACAACGCCGTGTTGTATTCGCTGGCCGCTGGCGGCACGGTGTCGATTGCAGCGCTGTTCATGGCCGGTGTGCTTCCGGGGCTGCTCATGGGGCTGACGCTTGCCGCGTTGTGTCTGTTCACCGCTCACCGCGAAGGCTACCCCAAGGGAGAGGTCATCCCGCTTAAACAGGCGCTCAAGATCTGCGTGGAGGCGCTGTGGGGGCTGATGACGATGGTCATCATTCTCGGGGGCATTCTCTCGGGCATCTTTACCGCCAATGAGTCAGCGTCGATCGCCGTGGTGTGGGCATTTTTTGTGACGATGTTCATCTACCGCGACTACAAATGGCGCGACCTGCCCAAGCTCGTGCACCGCACGGTCAAGACCGTCACGGTGGTGATGATTTTGATTGGCTTTGCGGCTGCCTTTGGCTACCTCATGACGATGATGATGATCCCGATGAAGGTCACGGCTTTTCTGACCAGCATGTCGGACAACAAGTACGTCATCCTGGGCATGATCAATGTCATGCTGCTGCTGCTTGGTTGCCTGATGGATATGTCGCCGCTGATCCTGATCCTCACCCCGATCTTGCTGCCTGTGGTCAAGATGCTGGGCGTCGACCCGGTTCACTTCGGCATGATCATGATGGTCAATCTGGGTATCGGCCTGATCACGCCGCCTGTGGGGACTGTGTTGTTCACTGGCGCTGCGGTGGCCAAGCTGCCGCTGGGGGTGGTCACCAAAGCCATGATGCCGTTTTTTATGGCGCTGTTTGTGGTGTTGCTCATGGTCACCTATGTGCCTGCCATCTCGTTGTGGCTTCCACGGGCGATGGGTTTATAA
- a CDS encoding lactonase family protein, translated as MSDSLMSDSVVFVSCADSGELHVLHLATATGQLRTEQVLPLGGQLMPMALSPDKRHLYVARRSDPLAVVTLAVDARAGRAQVIAEAPLPASMAYLCTDRTGRWLLAASYGADMVSVQAVDAGGVVRGASDDTHTYTTGRHAHCALATPDNRFVFAASLGGGQLHRYGLNASSGALQPTDPPVFAMPQGTGPRHLCFNTRGDRAYVLGELDAFVHVLAVDVGSGDLRLLQSLPTLPQGFDGDAWGADLHLSPDERWLYTSERNSHTLAGFSVDAANGTLAPVGHWSTQQQPRGFAIAANGGHLVASGQASHRVGVHAISPGTGALTLLSEHAVGLNPNWVTMLPLQPV; from the coding sequence ATGAGCGATAGCCTGATGAGTGATAGCGTGGTGTTTGTGTCGTGCGCCGACAGCGGTGAATTGCATGTGTTGCACCTCGCCACCGCCACGGGCCAGCTGCGCACTGAGCAGGTGCTGCCTTTGGGGGGGCAACTCATGCCCATGGCGTTGAGTCCCGACAAAAGACACCTGTATGTGGCGCGGCGCAGTGACCCGCTGGCCGTGGTCACGCTGGCAGTGGATGCGCGCGCAGGTCGCGCGCAGGTCATTGCCGAGGCGCCCTTGCCGGCCAGCATGGCGTATCTGTGCACGGATCGCACGGGGCGCTGGCTGCTGGCCGCGTCATATGGCGCCGACATGGTGTCTGTGCAAGCCGTGGATGCCGGGGGTGTTGTGCGTGGGGCAAGCGACGACACCCACACCTATACTACGGGCCGCCATGCGCATTGCGCGCTGGCCACGCCAGACAATCGTTTCGTTTTTGCCGCATCGCTGGGCGGTGGTCAGTTGCATCGCTATGGTCTGAATGCCTCATCCGGCGCGCTGCAGCCCACCGATCCCCCCGTCTTTGCGATGCCGCAGGGCACGGGCCCTCGGCATCTGTGTTTCAACACGCGAGGGGATCGTGCTTATGTACTCGGCGAGCTTGATGCCTTCGTGCATGTGCTTGCGGTCGATGTTGGCAGCGGCGATCTGCGCCTGCTGCAAAGTCTGCCGACCCTTCCACAAGGGTTTGACGGTGACGCCTGGGGTGCTGACCTGCATTTGAGTCCTGATGAGCGCTGGCTTTATACGAGCGAGCGAAACAGCCATACCTTGGCGGGTTTCTCGGTCGATGCCGCGAACGGGACGCTGGCGCCCGTGGGGCACTGGTCCACGCAGCAGCAGCCTCGCGGTTTTGCTATAGCGGCCAATGGGGGGCACTTGGTGGCTTCTGGTCAGGCAAGCCATCGCGTGGGCGTGCACGCCATCTCCCCTGGTACCGGTGCACTCACGCTGCTGTCCGAGCATGCGGTCGGTTTGAACCCTAACTGGGTCACGATGCTGCCTTTGCAGCCGGTTTGA